The DNA window GCATCGCCGAGATCGTCTTCATCCGATACGTGTGGGTCTTCGAACTCACCGGCGCGCTGCTCATCACCGCCACGATCGGCGCGATGGTGCTCGCTCACCGGGAGCGTTTCGAACGGCGCCGCACGCAACGGGAGATGTCACAGCAACGTTTCCGGGACTGGGCCGCGGCCGACGGTGAGCCCACGGTCCGGGTGACGCCACTGCCCAGCCCCGGTGTGTACGCCCGCAGCAATGCCGTCGACATGCCGGCCCGGTTGCCCGACGGGTCGTTCGCGCGGGAATCGGTCGCCCGGGTGCTCGATCCGCGCGCCGTTCCGCCGTCCGGCTCCGCGCCGAACGGGGAGGTGGGCCGATGAATCCGCAGAACTACCTGTTCCTCTCCGCGCTGCTGTTCACGATCGGTGCGGCGGGAGTGTTGTTGCGACGCAACGCGATCGTCGTGTTCATGTGCATCGAGCTGATGCTCAACGCCGCCAACCTCGCGTTCGTCACCTTCGCGCGGATGCACGGCAACCTGGACGGCCAGGTGTTCGCGTTCTTCACGATGGTCGTCGCCGCGGCCGAGGTCGTCGTCGGTCTGGCGATCATCATGACCATCTTCCGCACCCGTCGTTCGGCCTCCGTCGACGACGCCGACCTGTTGAAGTACTGACATGACCGGGGGGACGGGAATTCACGCGCTCATCTGGCTCCTGCCGGTCCTGCCGCTGGCCGGGGCGGCGATCCTCCTGTCGGCCGGGCGGCGCAGCGACCGCTGGGGGCACCTGCTCGGATGCGCCACCGCACTCGCTTCGTTCGTGCTCGCGGTGATCCTCTTCGCCGATCTGGTCGGACGCGGTCCGGCCGAACGGGTCGTCGTGCAGGACCTGTTCACGTGGCTGCCCGTGGCCGGACTCCAGGTGGACTTCGGGCTGCGGCTGGACCCGTTGTCGATGTGTTTCGTGCTGTTGATCACGGGCGTCGGCTCGCTCATTCACGTCTACTCGGTCGGGTACATGCGGGAGGACGTGGACCGTCGACGCTTCTTCGCCTACCTCAATTTGTTCCTGGCGGCCATGCTGCTGCTCGTCCTCGCCGACAACTACCTCGGTCTGTACTTCGGCTGGGAGGGTGTCGGGCTCGCGTCGTACCTGCTGATCGGATTCTGGCAGTACAAGCCGACCGCGGCGACCGCCGCGAAGAAGGCGTTCGTCGTCAACCGGGTGGGCGACATGGGACTGGTCGTCGCCCTCATGATCATGTTCGCCACGTTCGGTTCGGTGTCGTTCGCCGACGTGCTGGGAGGCGCGGACGCTGCCGGCGAGGGCATGCTCACCGCCCTCGGTCTGGCACTGCTGCTCGCCGCGTGCGGTAAGTCCGCGCAGGTTCCGCTCCAGTCGTGGCTCGGTGACGCGATGGAGGGCCCCACCCCGGTGTCGGCGCTCATCCACGCCGCCACGATGGTCACCGCGGGCGTCTACCTCGTCGTGCGTTCGGGGCCGATCTACGAGGCGGCACCCGGCGCGCAGGTCGCCGTCGTCCTGGTGGGGGCGGTGACGTTGCTGTTCGGTGCCGTGATCGGCTGCGCCAAGGACGACATCAAGAAGGCGCTCGCGGCGTCGACGATGAGCCAGATCGGCTACATGGTGACCGCCGCGGGCCTCGGCCCCGCCGGATACCCGTTCGCGATCATGCTGCTGCTCGCTCACGGCTTCTTCAAGGCGGGGCTGTTCCTGGGCGCCGGATCGGTGATGCACTCGATGGCCGACGAGACCGACATGCGCCGTTACGGCGGACTGCGCGCCCTGATGCCGGTCACGTTCGTGACGTTCGGACTCGGCTACCTCGCCATCATCGGCATTCCACCGTTCTCGGGCTTCTTCTCCAAGGACAAGATCATCGAGGCGGCGTTCGGTGCCGGCGGCGCGGGCGGCCTCGTTCTCGGCGCGGTCGCGCTGCTCGGCGCCGGTCTCACGGCGTTCTACATGACGCGCGTGATGGTGCTGACGTTCTTCGGCGAGCGTCGCTGGCATCCCGAGACCGACCCGCACGAGTCGCCGGCCGTGATGACGGTGCCGATGATCCTGCTCGCGGCCGGGTCGGTCGCGGCGGGCGGACTGTTGGCGGTCGGCGGCACCCTCGAGCACTGGCTCGAGCCGGTGTGGACCGAATTCGGGGCCGCCGCCGAGCATCCCGAGCCGCCGGTCCCGGTGTGGCTGATCACCGTCGTCACCCTCGCGGTCGTCCTCGTCGGTGTCGGATTCGCGTGGCGCCGGTACGCCGCCGCCCCCGTCCCGCTCACCGCACCGACCGACGTGTCCGCGCTCACCGTGGCCGCCCGCCGGGACCTCTACGGTGACGCCGCGGACGAGGCCGTCTTCATGCGCCCGGGCCGCCGACTGGTGGCCGGCCTCACCGTGGTCGAGGACGCGGGGATCGACGGCGCGGTGCGCGGGGTGCCCGCGGTGCTGGGTCGCGCATCGGCGGCGTTGCGCCGCCTGCAGTCCGGGTTCGTGCGCTCGTATGCGCTGTACATGTTCCTGGGGGCGACGGTGGTCGTCGCGGCGGTCTTCGTGGGGAGGGTGGGATGAGCGGCTTCCCGTGGTTGACGGTGCTGTGGCTGTTGCCGCTCGTCGGCGCCGTCGCGGCGGTCGCGACGCCCGCTCACCGGCGGACGCTCGCCCGCGTGCTCGCGTTGGTCACCGCCGTGGGCACACTCGCGGTGGCGGTGGGGCTCGCGATCGCGTTCGATCCGACGGGGGAGCGCTATCAGTTCTCCGAATCCCATTCGTGGATACCGGCGTTCGGGACGCGGTACGAACTCGGACTCGACGGCATCGCGTTGGCGCTCGTCCTGCTCACCGCGGTGCTGGTGCCCATTCTGCTCGGGGCGGGCTGGCGCGACGTCGCCACCGACGACCCCCGCCCGCGGGCCACCCACCTCTACGTCGCGCTGATCCTCGTGGTCGAGTCGATGGTGCTGATGTCGTTCCTGGCGCTCGACATCCTGCTGTTCTACGTCTTCTTCGAAGCGATGCTGATCCCGATGTACTTCCTGATCGGCGGATTCGGGCAGCCCGGGCCGCAGCGAGCGCGCGCAGCCGTGAAGTTCTTGCTGTACAACCTCTTCGGCGGCCTGGTCATGCTGGCCGCGGTGATCGGACTGTACGTGGTGACGGCCGGGGCGGACAGCCCGTTCGCGGCCGGTACCTTCGATCTGCGGGCGATCGTCGACGCGGTCTCCTCGGGTGAGCTCACGATCAGCAGCCCGGTGGGCAACGCGCTGTTCCTCGGATTCATGTTCGCGTTCGCCGTGAAGGCGCCGCTGTGGCCGCTGCACAGCTGGCTGCCCGACGCCGCGGTGCAGACGACACCGGTGAGCGCGGTGCTGATGATGGCGGTGGTCGACAAGGTCGGCACCTTCGCGATGCTGCGGTACAGCCTGCAGTTGTTCCCGCACGCGGCGGACTATTTCGCGCCGCTCGTGGTGACGCTGTCGGTGATCAGCATCGTCTACGGTGCGCTCCTCGCGATCGGCCAGACCGATGTGATGCGGTTGATCGCGTACACGTCCGTCTCGCACTTCGGCTTCATCGTGCTGGGGGTGTTCGCGATGACTAGTCAGGGCCAGAGCGGCGGGGTGTTGTACATGGTCAACCACGGGATCTCCACGGCGGCGCTCATGCTCGTCGCCGGATTCCTGATCAGTCGGCGCGGGACCCGCCTCATCGCCGACTACGGTGGCGTTCAACGGGTGGCGCCCCTGCTGGCAGGCTCGTTCCTGGTGGCGGGGCTCGCGACGCTGTCGTTGCCGGGCCTCGCACCGTTCGTGAGCGAGTTCCTGGTGCTGATCGGTACGTACACCCGCTACCCGGCGGCCGCCGTGTCGGCGACCATCGCTCTGGTGCTGGCGGCGCTGTACGTGCTGTGGCTGTACCAGCGGGTGATGACCGGACCGGTCACCGACGGCAACCAGCACATCGGGGACCTGCGGCGGCGGGAGATCGCGGTGGTCGCCCCGCTACTGGCGTTGCTCCTGGTACTCGGGGTGTATCCGAAGCCGATCCTCGATGTCATCACGCCGGCGGTGACGCACACGCTCACCGTCGTCGACCGGCCCGACCCCGGTCCCACG is part of the Rhodococcus sp. SGAir0479 genome and encodes:
- the nuoK gene encoding NADH-quinone oxidoreductase subunit NuoK; translation: MNPQNYLFLSALLFTIGAAGVLLRRNAIVVFMCIELMLNAANLAFVTFARMHGNLDGQVFAFFTMVVAAAEVVVGLAIIMTIFRTRRSASVDDADLLKY
- the nuoL gene encoding NADH-quinone oxidoreductase subunit L; this translates as MTGGTGIHALIWLLPVLPLAGAAILLSAGRRSDRWGHLLGCATALASFVLAVILFADLVGRGPAERVVVQDLFTWLPVAGLQVDFGLRLDPLSMCFVLLITGVGSLIHVYSVGYMREDVDRRRFFAYLNLFLAAMLLLVLADNYLGLYFGWEGVGLASYLLIGFWQYKPTAATAAKKAFVVNRVGDMGLVVALMIMFATFGSVSFADVLGGADAAGEGMLTALGLALLLAACGKSAQVPLQSWLGDAMEGPTPVSALIHAATMVTAGVYLVVRSGPIYEAAPGAQVAVVLVGAVTLLFGAVIGCAKDDIKKALAASTMSQIGYMVTAAGLGPAGYPFAIMLLLAHGFFKAGLFLGAGSVMHSMADETDMRRYGGLRALMPVTFVTFGLGYLAIIGIPPFSGFFSKDKIIEAAFGAGGAGGLVLGAVALLGAGLTAFYMTRVMVLTFFGERRWHPETDPHESPAVMTVPMILLAAGSVAAGGLLAVGGTLEHWLEPVWTEFGAAAEHPEPPVPVWLITVVTLAVVLVGVGFAWRRYAAAPVPLTAPTDVSALTVAARRDLYGDAADEAVFMRPGRRLVAGLTVVEDAGIDGAVRGVPAVLGRASAALRRLQSGFVRSYALYMFLGATVVVAAVFVGRVG
- a CDS encoding NADH-quinone oxidoreductase subunit M; this encodes MSGFPWLTVLWLLPLVGAVAAVATPAHRRTLARVLALVTAVGTLAVAVGLAIAFDPTGERYQFSESHSWIPAFGTRYELGLDGIALALVLLTAVLVPILLGAGWRDVATDDPRPRATHLYVALILVVESMVLMSFLALDILLFYVFFEAMLIPMYFLIGGFGQPGPQRARAAVKFLLYNLFGGLVMLAAVIGLYVVTAGADSPFAAGTFDLRAIVDAVSSGELTISSPVGNALFLGFMFAFAVKAPLWPLHSWLPDAAVQTTPVSAVLMMAVVDKVGTFAMLRYSLQLFPHAADYFAPLVVTLSVISIVYGALLAIGQTDVMRLIAYTSVSHFGFIVLGVFAMTSQGQSGGVLYMVNHGISTAALMLVAGFLISRRGTRLIADYGGVQRVAPLLAGSFLVAGLATLSLPGLAPFVSEFLVLIGTYTRYPAAAVSATIALVLAALYVLWLYQRVMTGPVTDGNQHIGDLRRREIAVVAPLLALLLVLGVYPKPILDVITPAVTHTLTVVDRPDPGPTAAEPDGGPR